The Anastrepha ludens isolate Willacy chromosome X, idAnaLude1.1, whole genome shotgun sequence genome includes a window with the following:
- the LOC128870136 gene encoding uncharacterized protein LOC128870136, translating to MPKIVNLRVEQLKTLLREREKPTTGSKAELVQRLCDFENGDEINMDERCTMQEQINELREMMQGITTLLQQQSREQRPSVEQTAASVETTTTPVSMVDSSSARCSVKEIAETLPTFDPTNELSLPVEKFVERVNQAHSAYQWNERSLMLAVFSKLKGVAKLWLDASPECYSNWTIFAERLIEEFGTKPNEAEIHYKMNSSVRKFDEKVVEYCFRMSAIGQGYNLSESAIIKYTRNGLRNRELQTAIAPMRFDSMRHLRETLDEYEKNRNSTPGLKFEQNKNRNTNNDGNKGSAEKKSKRKCYNCFEEGHIATRCSKPLRKAQYGDGQKVDPKVEAVERNKRNATMTNRKVECDEEFCIKLVYVKNQAIKAFVDTGSECSMIRKSCADKFEIETEPCMLKIKGICGGARYASELMKTEIKIDSVKVNVTLYIVYDELLTSDVLLGKEIFNRNIVAHINSGQLKFEYLPIAQNRETTVSERKVINENQIICGEFESAQTGKLFRLLNEYNDIFANNISEIGQTNALSMKIKLDTNVPIAQNPYRIPEPKKVLVQQMIRELLVNDIIETSESEYASPIVLVKKKNGESRL from the coding sequence ATGcccaaaatagtgaatttaagAGTGGAACAACTTAAAACGCTGCTGCGTGAACGGGAAAAACCTACGACTGGTTCTAAGGCAGAACTAGTCCAGCGGTTATGCGATTTTGAAAACGGTGACGAAATAAATATGGACGAAAGGTGTACAATGCAAGAGCAAATTAACGAGTTGCGGGAAATGATGCAAGGCATCACTACTTTGTTGCAACAACAAAGCCGTGAGCAACGACCAAGTGTAGAACAAACGGCCGCGAGTGTAGAAACTACAACTACCCCGGTATCAATGGTAGATTCTTCGAGTGCAAGGTGTTCGGTGAAAGAGATTGCTGAAACTTTACCTACCTTTGATCCAACAAACGAACTTTCTTTGCCGgttgaaaaatttgtagaacGTGTTAATCAAGCGCATAGTGCCTATCAGTGGAACGAAAGAAGTTTAATGCTAGCAGTTTTTAGCAAGTTGAAAGGTGTTGCCAAACTATGGTTAGATGCTTCACCAGAGTGTTACTCGAATTGGACAATTTTCGCGGAAAGGTTAATAGAAGAATTCGGTACTAAGCCAAACGAGGCAGAGATACATTACAAAATGAACAGTTCGGtgcgtaaatttgatgaaaaagtcGTGGAATATTGTTTTCGTATGAGTGCCATTGGGCAGGGATATAATTTGAGTGAATCTGCGATTATAAAATATACGCGGAACGGATTACGAAATCGGGAACTGCAAACGGCAATTGCTCCAATGCGATTTGATTCGATGAGACACTTGCGCGAAACGCTTGACGAGTatgaaaaaaatcgtaataGTACTCCAGGTTTGaagtttgaacaaaacaaaaatagaaacacgAATAATGACGGGAATAAAGGTAGCGCTGagaaaaaaagtaagagaaagtGTTATAATTGTTTTGAAGAAGGTCATATAGCGACCAGATGTTCTAAGCCACTACGAAAAGCGCAGTATGGTGATGGTCAAAAAGTTGACCCGAAGGTTGAGGCTGTGGAGCGTAATAAGAGAAATGCTACAATGACAAACCGTAAAGTCGAGTGCGATGaggaattttgtattaaactgGTGTATGTTAAAAATCAAGCAATAAAAGCATTCGTGGACACAGGAAGTGAATGCAGCATGATACGGAAATCATGTGCTGATAAATTCGAAATTGAAACAGAGCCTTGCATGTTAAAAATAAAGGGCATATGTGGAGGTGCGCGGTATGCAAGTGAGTTgatgaaaactgaaataaaaattgacagTGTAAAAGTAAATGTAACACTATATATAGTATATGACGAGTTGTTAACGTCAGATGTATTGCTTGGAAAAGAGATTTTCAATCGGAATATTGTCGCGCACATAAACAGTGGacaattgaaattcgaatatcTACCGATCGCGCAAAATCGAGAAACGACGGTATCTGAACGCAaagttataaatgaaaatcaaataatatgtGGAGAATTTGAAAGTGCGCAGACGGGAAAGCTATTCAGACTGTTGAACGAGTACAAtgatatatttgcaaataatatCAGTGAGATAGGACAGACAAATGCATTATCCATGAAAATTAAGTTAGATACTAATGTACCTATTGCACAAAACCCATACCGTATACCAGAGCCGAAGAAAGTGTTGGTTCAACAGATGATTAGAGAGTTATTAGTTAACGATATaatagaaacgtcagaatctgaATATGCGAGTCCAATTGTActcgtgaaaaagaaaaatggagaaTCGAGATTATGA